In a genomic window of Halobiforma lacisalsi AJ5:
- the mtnP gene encoding S-methyl-5'-thioadenosine phosphorylase → MTIGVIGGSGIYEALPLENTRKEEVSTPYGEPSEAVTLGELAGKDVAFLPRHGEDHQHTPTDAQYRANIYALKSVGVDRVIATNAVGSLREDLPPRTLVVPDQIFDRTKHRQPSFFGDGMVVHMGFADPYCPEMVDHLATAAEEATEDTKTEAGGTYVCIEGPQYSTRAESEFYRDQGWDIVGMTAIPEAKLAREAELSYATVAGVTDYDVWKADNEVTLEEVLENAEANQEAINRVVEHAIRTMPEDFESDAWSALEGTINTPADAIPEETRERVDLLAGKYLE, encoded by the coding sequence ATGACCATCGGCGTCATCGGCGGTAGCGGTATCTACGAGGCACTGCCACTCGAGAACACCCGCAAAGAGGAGGTTTCGACGCCCTACGGCGAACCCAGTGAGGCCGTCACGCTGGGCGAACTCGCCGGTAAGGACGTCGCCTTTCTTCCCCGGCACGGCGAGGACCACCAGCACACGCCGACCGACGCCCAGTACCGGGCGAACATCTACGCGCTCAAGTCGGTCGGCGTCGACCGCGTGATCGCGACCAACGCGGTCGGCAGCCTCCGCGAGGATCTGCCGCCGCGGACGCTGGTCGTGCCGGATCAGATCTTCGACCGCACGAAACACCGCCAGCCCTCGTTCTTCGGCGACGGGATGGTCGTCCACATGGGCTTTGCCGACCCCTACTGCCCCGAGATGGTCGATCACCTCGCGACCGCGGCGGAGGAGGCCACCGAGGACACGAAGACCGAAGCGGGCGGCACTTACGTCTGCATCGAGGGCCCACAGTACTCCACCCGCGCCGAAAGCGAGTTCTACCGCGATCAGGGCTGGGACATCGTCGGTATGACGGCGATCCCGGAGGCCAAACTCGCCCGTGAGGCCGAACTGAGCTACGCGACCGTGGCCGGCGTCACCGACTACGACGTCTGGAAGGCGGACAACGAGGTCACCCTGGAGGAGGTCCTCGAGAACGCCGAAGCGAACCAGGAGGCGATCAACCGGGTCGTCGAACACGCGATCCGGACCATGCCGGAGGACTTCGAGAGCGACGCCTGGTCGGCGCTCGAGGGGACGATCAACACGCCCGCCGACGCGATCCCCGAGGAGACGCGCGAGCGTGTCGACCTGCTGGCCGGCAAGTACCTCGAGTAA
- a CDS encoding segregation and condensation protein A — protein sequence MTERDSDTDGRADRDEFYTDGGDEIPLNIAGHEDRERPGESADDDGDSVLEFSEDEALEASGSADYDGGVDGDGGEDGDGNGDGDDETVEPVELLVQLAENGEIDPWDIDIVHVTDRFLDALDEVDLRTSGRALFYASVLLRMKSDELFAAEEPDEEEELPPWEAPFADDGAMAGDADEDRPPGFDPVENLEAEMERRLERKHARGKPETLDELVRELRSAERDSRWKESRSYDTSDSPSGYDRGVQELSYRGADDMRAGDEPTSDDVTHTTHEEDIEDVIDDVEDELAVHYDQGRDEVLYAEIDDAGGSRVMTYLALLFLAHRGRVTLEQDDLFGDLWIQRVSVEAEPEEAIAD from the coding sequence GTGACTGAGCGCGACTCCGACACCGACGGTCGAGCCGATCGCGACGAGTTCTACACGGACGGCGGTGACGAGATCCCGCTGAACATCGCCGGGCACGAGGACCGCGAGCGACCGGGGGAGTCGGCCGACGACGATGGGGACTCCGTCCTCGAGTTCTCGGAGGACGAGGCGCTCGAGGCGTCCGGTTCGGCCGATTACGACGGGGGTGTGGACGGGGACGGCGGTGAAGACGGAGACGGAAATGGAGACGGAGACGACGAAACGGTCGAACCCGTCGAACTCCTCGTGCAGCTCGCCGAAAACGGGGAAATCGACCCCTGGGACATCGACATCGTCCACGTCACCGACCGGTTTCTCGACGCCCTGGACGAGGTCGATCTCCGGACGTCCGGCCGCGCGCTGTTCTACGCCAGCGTCCTCTTGCGGATGAAAAGCGACGAACTGTTCGCCGCCGAGGAACCCGACGAGGAGGAGGAACTCCCTCCCTGGGAGGCCCCCTTCGCCGACGACGGGGCGATGGCCGGCGACGCCGACGAGGATCGTCCGCCCGGGTTTGACCCCGTCGAGAACCTCGAGGCCGAGATGGAACGCCGCCTCGAGCGCAAACACGCCCGCGGCAAGCCCGAGACGCTGGACGAACTCGTCCGGGAACTCCGCAGCGCCGAACGTGACAGCCGGTGGAAGGAGTCCCGAAGCTACGACACGAGCGATTCGCCAAGCGGGTACGACCGTGGCGTGCAGGAACTGAGCTACCGCGGGGCCGACGACATGCGCGCCGGCGACGAGCCGACCAGCGACGACGTAACCCATACGACTCACGAGGAGGACATCGAGGACGTCATCGACGACGTCGAGGACGAACTCGCCGTCCACTACGACCAGGGTCGCGACGAGGTGCTGTACGCCGAGATCGACGATGCGGGCGGTTCGCGCGTAATGACGTACCTGGCCCTGCTCTTTCTCGCCCACCGGGGCCGGGTGACGCTCGAGCAGGACGACCTGTTCGGCGACCTCTGGATCCAGCGGGTGTCGGTCGAGGCCGAACCGGAAGAAGCGATCGCGGATTGA